The Peromyscus eremicus chromosome 2, PerEre_H2_v1, whole genome shotgun sequence genome includes the window GATGGTGAGGGCCTCTACTCTCCCCTTCATTACCAGCTCCAGTAAGAAAGCAAGATAGGGTCAGGTGCCTGTTCATACACTTGTGATTGCTCCTCAGCCTTCCCTCCACTGAGAGATCACAGGgcacattttatgttattttccttCCAAGTCCCTGCCCTCCGTGAGAAGGCCCCTTCTGAACAGCAAAGTAAGTCTCCCAAGATGCATTGTGGCCCAGGACAGCAAAAGAATAGCCAAGCTTTGTGACTCACACCTAACAATCACATAATTTGGAAAGCTGAGTCATGAAGGGGGGTTGCATAGTGAGTTGCAGGTCAGTCTGACTTACAGACTGAAGCTGTGTCTCTGAAAGCAAAATAGAATAAAAGGCTGAGTAATTTCACTCCAATGGTTAAAGCTCATCTAGTGTGCTCAAGAGTCTGGCTTCCATGTCCAGCCCTTCAACATGCTAATACCAACATccccaccaccacactgggcagaGTGCAGAAGGACTGTATTCCAGAACATGAGGTGGAGTGGaaggatcaggtgttcaaggtcatcattaGCTAGATAACACCTACTAGGCCAGACAGCAAACAAACGAAGAACCATCTTGAAGGACTGATTCCCATCTCAGGCAGCTTTCCTGTCACCCGAAAAGTTCTTTGCTTACTTTGCAGCCCTAGGGATTGAACTGTGTTTTTCAACCCCAGCATGATTCCTGTTACAGGAATTGTAACTGGTTTAGGTCACCAAATCAACACTACTTGGAGAGCAGCTATACACTGGCCTCATCATGGCAAGCAATCCCAAGGCAGACCTGTTACAAccatagaaagaaagaacaccGGGCATGGTGGCctacaactttaattccagcactggaggcagatctcactggaggccagcctggtgtacagaggaAGTTCTGGGAcaacaagggctacacagaggacaagaagaaaaggaggaaggagaaaacctTGATGGGAAATCACTCCATGAATGGGTTCTAGTCTACTATGGCCTCAGTTCATTCTCCTGCATGGAGATCTAATGAACCTGGACACACTCTATTACATACTCGGCCATGGAGAGAGGATTACTGAAACTTAAAGGTCAAcattggctacataatgagatccggGTGGGTCTGAGCCATAGTGTGAGACCAtacctagaaaaaaaatgaaaacaataaaataatcagGCAATAAATCCCAGAGTGTGTAGTGAAGTACCATGGATTGACCTGGGACCCTGACCACGATAACATTTTACAGTTTCCCAAACTTTTCACACTTCCCAAACCGGAGTTTTCTTTGGTAATCTAAGATttatgttgagacagggtctttccttGTGGCTAAGATTGATGTGATTCTCCAacactcagcaatcctcctgtgtcagccttcCTCCTGCTAGCATTATTGTTGTGAGCCAAGGCACCTGGATGAGCGTATTCATGTGACCCTCAGGGTTCTGAGTGTGAGGTAGATTGGGATTACTCTGTTCCTGACAATGGACATGCTCACAGAGAATCTCCTAACAATATCAAAGTACCTGTCTTatgttttctgttgctgcaatgaaacactatgaccaaaagcaggctgggaaggaaaggatttgtcTTACAcatccacatcatagtccatcactgaaggaagccaggacaggaactcaaaggacTGACTGGAAcctagagacaggagctgatgcagaggacactGAGGGATGCTGCTTATGGCTTGTTCTCCATAGCTTGCCAGCATGTATTTATATAGAACAAAGGACCAACAACCCAGAGGTGgccctacccacaatgggctgggccctcaacacccataactaattaagaaatgtcCTTTGGTCCTCGTATAAAAATCGACATATGGACAAATGGAATcgattgaagaccctgatattaatccacacacatatgaacacctgacttttgacaagaagccaaaactatgcaatggaaaacagaaagtatcttcaacaaatggtgctggcataactggatgtcaatatgtaaaagactACAAATAGGTCCATACCTgtcatcatgcacaaaactcaagtccaagtggatcaaagacctcaacataaatccagttacactaaacttaatagaagagaaagtaggaggtactcttgaacacactggcactagagaccacttcctaaatataacaccaacagcacagacactgagagcaacaattaataaatgggaccccttgaaactgagaagcttttgcagggcaaaagacatggtcaataagacaaaaagacagcctacagaatggaaaaaaatcttcaccaaccccacatctgacagaggattgatctccacagtatataaagaactcaagaaactagacatcaaaatactgaataatccaaataaaatgggataaagagctaaacagagaattgtcaaaacaagaatcacaaatggctgaaagacaattaaagaaatgctcaacatccttaatcatcagagaaatgcaaatcaaaatgacaccttacacctgtcagaatgactatgatcaaaaacactaatgacagtcaatgttggagaggatatggagcaaagggaacactcctccactgttggtgggactgcaagcttgtacaaccactgtgcaaatcagtatggaagtttctcagaaaattaggaatggaactacctcaagacccagccataccactcttgggcatatacccaaggaatgctcaatcataccacagagatacatgctcaactatgttcatagcagcaatatttgtaatagccagaacctggaaacaacctagatgcctgtcaattgaggaatggattaagaaaatgtgttacatatacacaatggagtactactcagcatagaaaacaatgacagcatgaaatttgcaggcaaatggatggaactacaaaaaatcatcctgagtgaggtaacccaaacccagaaggacaaacatggtatgtactcactcataagtggattctagatataaagtaaagaacaatcagactacaacccatagaaccatggaggctatatatatatatagcataggggaccctaggatgattgtggcttataagttttggttttactcaattactgtgCAAGCCTCAATGAAGCATTTCTCTATCAAGATAAGAATTTATaatgtatcaagctgataatagaaaaataaaataattaatttaaaaaaattaaaaaaaagaaaaatttgaactattaaaaaaaaaccaaacaaacaaatgttgcTAAAGGGGGAACTAGGGattcatcattcctctccacattctattctttcccttgttttatgtattttaaattttttatcgatggattctgctggagtatctgctgcagataagcactggagggctcctgttgcaaatcaccttCTGGagtgatggaaggatctttctactggcacttggaggagacccAATCTAGtattggtgtgggcccggggttctgtttatgtctttcctcaggacaatgaggttcctctttggatttctGAGTGCTGGGTGCACCTTGTGGCTGCTGCcaaatcccaacatggcagagacctattgggccttcatgaaaaactctccccttctgatgccaatggggattgagagcccaatatggccagccttggcaagcattaacataagcctaggaactgtagccatgcagtTGGAGTCtaagaaggtaatgtatggtaactgctttttcaagtatgtttgagaacgtgtcacccagacaccttggagattaaggataaccctgaaggtcactgacctccatttgttaacagtaacatgccagctaagccttttcattttcacaatcctcttcaagctggtgtagtacctacttttcaggagtggctctgtgcaacatttattggcctcctgaaattcatttagcccccatTGAAGATACCTTAAGatttatgagcctgaatgtagccattatgagactattagttatgctccttatgagctgcctgttttttctttatggttcttagttgttgttttccagagctgccagcttaagtcgtgctgggatcaagaaaactGGGTCTTGGCAGTTCTTGTTcttggagttgtatccatgccagtggatgcccacacgctccagaagagaatttgacatcgctgctgccattgttgctgttatagcaatgTCGGctaccgctgctactgtttctgggattaccatttcataattacTTACTatagctagcacagtggagaccgtggcagcaaaagtagctaccacagttaatttttcattctattgggcatgataaatttaattcaatagttatatacatttcgattggctttgaaaattataaatttataaactcaagttccatttgcttttgggataccatcttacaaggaatCCAATTTGCAGtgaggctcgttaaggaagggaatggctcaggtGCCTTCAGCCTACTGGCTCTGGGTGGGATaagacctctgttggtcttttctgtgttgagcacacagattgcaagcccagcgccactttgagatctttggcagcagttaactctgcagctcacacatgattgagcctgtatgataatgagtattcagagatgggtaatgcctgggggcgCTCATctacctaagacagagcgcctgtgtagcctgggcaggagtctccatgatgggtaaggtgacctgctgacatcccacacaacctaagtcagaagctcattttctagtaaaacggggacctgtagggccctggcccccattttgggtaactgttgtcttgcttgctgaccttgaccttgatatcctccctatgctaattccctgccaggttccaccctcctgaatgcttaacgGAAGATCCttttctgtgtatcctgcataatgagTGTTAATAGCTTAGATGCATGATTGTAAAACATCAgaagtgaacttctgccctcttgggctctcccattgtgctgtaagcctgtatttaagacctcctccctccttcaataaatagcATTCGTGGGgcagggggaagaaagaaaaaaaatgtcctaaagcaggatatttttttgtttcttttgtttttcgagacagggtttctctgtgtagctttggagcctgtactggaactcactctgtattccaggctggcctcgaactcacacatatccacctgcctctgcctcccagtgctgggattaaaaacatgtgccaccactgcctagcctaaAGCAGGATATTACAGAGGCCATCTCTCACCTTTTCCTAATATTTAAAtcagttctggaattaaagagCCAAGACGGCTGCTCTGTGACCTGCTCTGTTAGCTACTCAAAAGGTTGAGACAAGAGGTTGGCTTGGATCCATTGATGTTATGCCAACATTCTGGAGATGTAGCCAAGAGGGGAGAGAGCTTTGTTGCCTAGAATCACAAATGCTGGGCACTCCAGCACTCCATGACCATGACCTAGAAGTGAGATATGCCTGCTGTCCCAGAATTCTGGAtttgaggcatgaggatcagaagttaaagATCATCGGCTTTATGTCAAGTTGGAGGCCAGATGGACTATACAAAGCTGgttctcaaaacaaaagtgtgtagccaggcagtggtaggcTTTAATCccgcaattgggaggcagaggtaggcacatctctgagttcaaggccaggcagaaagacagccagaactacaaagAAACCCCTTCTCAAAACCCCAAAGCAAACAAGAACTGTGCCAAGGAGGTGGGTCCAGAGCATACCAGCCCAGCACAGTGGGTAGAGAAATGAAGTGATGACTGGGAGCTGAGCCTGGTTTGGTcccacagacctttaatcccagcatctgaaaGGGAGAAGCAGgagtatttctgtgagtttgaggctagcctggtctgcatgaaGAGTTCTAGGCCATTCAAGAACTACAGAGTAATCCCTATTTCAAAAAAGGAATGGGATATGATATATGATGGCTGCTCACACTTATCACATCAAGAGGCAGAAATAGTattgtcactttatttttttctgggcaaacaaattaaaacatcaaaatgaaaaacaaataatttgtCAGCCATGGCTGTGTGCTTCTTTAATTTCAATGTTCTCTAACTGGCCAATCTATGTGTTTAGGGCCAGAAGTTTCTACATCATGAGTTCCAAGCCTGTCCATGtcacaaaatgagaccctgtcttcattattttaggactggagagatgtcaaGAGGCTTAAGAACACAGACTGATCTTTCAAGGACATAAGTCCCAGCACATCCAGAGACATCCTCAGAGATCCAACTCCTCTCTCTGGCCTCACTTATTTTATTTCCGAAGCACCCTGAAAAAACAGATCCGCATGGTATCTCTTCTCTGTCTGAGCCACAGCATGAAGGCACTATTGTAGTCCTTGAGAGTGAGGAACATGATATATTCAGCTACCACCTTCAATTGCTGCTTCTTTCCCTCTGAGGTGGGATCTACTTGTTCGGTCCACCAAGTAGACTTTTTTCCAACACATCCTTCCCAGAAGTTATCATAGACATCCTGCAAACTGAGCACTTGTAGTCTACACCTCCTGTGGGTCAGAAAGGAAGGAGGTTCAGGTGACAATTATAATCTAATAGATCTCATATCTCAACCTCCCTCCATTACATTCCCTTTGAATTCCACCCATAGCCTTTCCTCCACACAGACTCACTCACCTAGGCCAAACATTATGGTTATTCAGCCAATCCATTCCATCCAGCACAGCCTGGAAGTTATCCACTTTGGCTTGGCACATCAGCGCCCcaagagggaggcaggggaagggccaAGATACTACCATGGCCTTCACAACCTTTGTTCTTCTCTCAATGAAGGCCTCCTCAAAGAGTGGTGGGAACAACATTGTGGGAAGTTCCTCCAGAGCAGAGATGGCCAAGTCTTGATCTGCCAGAAGCCCCTGCATGGCAAGCTGCTGGAGTGTGGGCATAGCCTGGAAGCTCATCTTGAGGAGTTCAGGTAGATGGATCCTGTGGAAGCATCCAGAAAGACATCCTTCAGAGCAAAGCTCAGGAAGGCCTTGGCTCCTCCATTACAGAAATCACCTCAGGGTTAGAGTCACTGTGGACAGTAGAAACCTGGTTTTCCCATTTGACTCTATCTGCTGCTCTCAGAGCCACAGGTCCCTCCAGGCAGCATGGTGGACTGTGATTCAGCCATGTGAAAGCCATGGGGTTGCCCAACCCCAACCCCTGCTGCCCTGAATCCTATTCCACTGGGGAGTGGGCAACCTGGAGAGAGTGGAGCTTCATTCTTTTAgggtgaaccatctctccataaAGATCCTCAAAGGAAAATTAACTGTTCGCTGTGAAGTCTTCCTTCATTCTGTCTTCAACTAATGGGACCTGGCTGGAACAATCTGTGAAATGGGTGCAGTTACTTTTGTTTTAAGTACTGAGTCCTCTCTCAGTGtttgggaagatgaggcaggagaattgcaaatGTGACACTCACCTGAGACCAGGACAGTGTCCATCACAAGCACAGGAACTGAGGTGAAACAAGTCTTTCAAACAGCAATGAGGACAGGTAAGCACCAGTGTTAGGGacagctggagaagctggggactGTCCCCAAGAGGACCTGCATTTTGCATGCAATGTCAGGGAAGACATGTGAGAAAACACCCTCTAGTGTTAGCTCTAACTGCATTTCATAtccctgtttgtgtgtgtgtgtatgtgagatggGGGGGAGTTGaaaatagggtttctttgtgcagccctggctgtcctagaactctgtgtggaccaggctcacctggaactcagagatccactgtgTTCTGCTTCCAgcactgcttcccaagtgctggcatgcaAGGTGTGTGCAAACGCTGCCcagttacttttccatttcttAGATTTGTGTTTAATGAGATCTGCCTACCACTCCCTgatagtgctgggattcaaagcaAGCACCTCCACCCCAGGCTTCTATCTCATTTAGACAGAAGGTCTCcctatgtaccccaggctagccagCTACTGAAGAGCCTCATGCCTCAGCTCGGTCCTTCAAGTCTGAGTGTCACCCActctgtacctttttttttttggttaagacagggtttttctgtgtagctttgcgcctttcctggaacttgcttggttgcacaggctggccttgaactcacagagatctgcctgcctctgcctcccgagtgctgggattaaaggcgtgggccac containing:
- the LOC131905051 gene encoding PRAME family member 11-like, which encodes MPQEVRGNMRPLGLEISFIWATMMVLETKPRIHLPELLKMSFQAMPTLQQLAMQGLLADQDLAISALEELPTMLFPPLFEEAFIERRTKVVKAMVVSWPFPCLPLGALMCQAKVDNFQAVLDGMDWLNNHNVWPRRCRLQVLSLQDVYDNFWEGCVGKKSTWWTEQVDPTSEGKKQQLKVVAEYIMFLTLKDYNSAFMLWLRQRRDTMRICFFRVLRK